The proteins below come from a single Asanoa ferruginea genomic window:
- a CDS encoding MFS transporter, which produces MSRAEQATPHKTWALALLAVTQFVLVLDASIVNVALPSIGRELNFNQDSLSWVTNAYTLTFGGFLLLGGRISDILGRRRMFMIGLGLFVVASFGGALAQDPAVLITARAAQGLGAALVAPAALSLLMTIFAAGAERNRALGVWGAVAGAGGAVGSILGGVLTEWIGWEAVLWVNVPIGIAALALAPRLLPAARDRVSAAGFDVMGAISVTGGLALGVYALVDGNNAGWLSAQTIASGAIAIALLAAFVVIETRAKHPLVPMHIFKQPTLRGANLIALLVTGSVFPTFFVLTLFMQQVWGYSPLKAGFGQLPFAISLIAFAGLTSRWVTRLGFKTPLLIGMLITAGSLVWLSLLSVGGSYWTQLLGPTLLAGVGGALMFIPVTLAATAGARRDEAGLASGLINTTQQVGGAIGLAITVAIATAATTSSLTSGHAPAVAATDGFQVALLAGAGLAALGAVFTAWLLPGVKNQPAPIDEEAEEREAVTV; this is translated from the coding sequence ATGAGTCGCGCGGAACAAGCAACACCGCACAAGACCTGGGCCTTGGCCTTGCTCGCGGTCACCCAGTTCGTCCTGGTCCTCGACGCGTCAATTGTCAACGTCGCGTTGCCGTCGATCGGCCGGGAGCTCAACTTCAACCAGGACTCGCTGTCCTGGGTCACCAACGCCTACACCCTCACCTTCGGCGGTTTCCTGCTGCTCGGCGGCCGGATCAGCGACATCCTCGGCAGACGCCGGATGTTCATGATCGGTCTCGGGCTCTTCGTCGTCGCGTCCTTCGGCGGCGCGCTGGCGCAGGACCCGGCCGTGCTGATCACCGCCCGGGCCGCACAGGGCCTCGGCGCCGCGCTGGTCGCACCGGCCGCGTTGTCGCTGCTCATGACGATCTTCGCCGCCGGCGCGGAGCGCAACCGCGCGCTCGGCGTCTGGGGCGCGGTCGCCGGCGCCGGCGGTGCGGTCGGCTCGATCCTCGGCGGTGTGCTGACCGAATGGATCGGCTGGGAGGCCGTCCTCTGGGTCAACGTGCCGATCGGCATCGCCGCGCTCGCGCTCGCACCGCGACTGCTGCCCGCCGCGCGGGACCGGGTCTCGGCCGCTGGTTTCGATGTGATGGGCGCGATCAGCGTGACCGGTGGTCTCGCACTCGGCGTCTACGCGCTGGTCGACGGCAACAACGCCGGCTGGCTGTCGGCGCAGACCATCGCGTCCGGCGCGATCGCGATCGCCCTGCTGGCCGCGTTCGTGGTGATCGAGACGCGGGCCAAGCACCCGCTGGTGCCGATGCACATCTTCAAGCAGCCCACGCTGCGTGGCGCCAACCTGATCGCGCTGCTGGTCACCGGCTCGGTGTTCCCGACGTTCTTCGTGTTGACGCTGTTCATGCAGCAGGTCTGGGGCTACAGCCCGCTCAAGGCGGGCTTCGGCCAGCTCCCGTTCGCGATCTCGCTGATCGCGTTCGCGGGTCTGACCTCGCGCTGGGTCACCCGACTCGGGTTCAAGACGCCGCTGCTGATCGGCATGCTGATCACCGCGGGGTCGCTGGTCTGGCTGTCGCTCCTGAGCGTCGGGGGCAGCTACTGGACCCAGCTTCTCGGGCCCACGTTGCTGGCCGGCGTCGGTGGCGCGTTGATGTTCATCCCGGTCACGCTGGCCGCCACGGCCGGTGCCCGGCGTGACGAGGCCGGCCTCGCGTCCGGTCTGATCAACACCACCCAGCAGGTCGGCGGTGCGATCGGCCTGGCGATCACGGTCGCCATCGCGACCGCGGCCACCACGTCGTCGCTGACCAGTGGCCACGCGCCAGCGGTCGCGGCCACCGACGGCTTCCAGGTGGCGCTGTTGGCCGGCGCCGGGCTGGCCGCACTGGGCGCCGTCTTCACCGCCTGGCTGCTGCCGGGGGTGAAGAACCAGCCCGCGCCGATCGACGAAGAAGCCGAGGAGCGCGAGGCCGTCACGGTCTAA
- a CDS encoding TetR/AcrR family transcriptional regulator, translating into MTTTADPRTPGGKTLSPVLAGAARPMRGDAARNRARVLDAARAAFSEDGAEVQMEQIARRAGVGVGTLYRNFPTKQALIDELAQRWLDERVEIADEALAMPDPADAFGWFVRRTAEDMAGDAGLCHLFSDYPDNGCPIESILGERTEQLLARARNAGAVRADLSVSDFQAILGGLSAAIARTEKWELFAEMLITGLRAPAAPCP; encoded by the coding sequence ATGACCACCACAGCCGACCCCCGCACCCCTGGGGGGAAGACGCTCAGCCCCGTCCTGGCCGGGGCGGCCCGCCCCATGCGCGGCGACGCCGCCCGCAACCGCGCCCGGGTGCTCGATGCCGCCCGCGCCGCGTTCTCGGAAGACGGCGCCGAGGTGCAGATGGAGCAGATCGCCAGACGGGCCGGGGTCGGTGTCGGCACGCTCTACCGCAACTTCCCCACCAAGCAGGCCTTGATCGACGAGCTGGCACAGCGGTGGCTCGACGAGCGGGTCGAGATCGCCGACGAGGCGCTCGCGATGCCCGACCCGGCCGACGCGTTCGGCTGGTTCGTCCGCCGCACGGCCGAAGACATGGCCGGCGACGCGGGCCTGTGTCATCTGTTCAGCGACTACCCCGACAACGGCTGCCCGATCGAGAGCATCCTCGGCGAGCGCACGGAGCAGTTGCTCGCCCGCGCCCGAAACGCCGGCGCGGTCCGCGCCGACCTGAGCGTCAGCGACTTCCAGGCGATCCTGGGTGGGCTGTCCGCAGCGATCGCCCGCACCGAGAAGTGGGAGCTGTTCGCCGAAATGCTGATCACCGGGCTGCGCGCGCCCGCCGCACCCTGCCCCTAG
- a CDS encoding DUF2255 family protein has translation MAALDYFAKTDTVRIATGLRAGGEVVTPIWAVVVDGVPYIRSGYGPDSKWYRRAHRTGQAAFVDGARRYQAGITDIADEPTLAAVDAAYRAKYASQSGVKEMVARSARDCTMRVDLVA, from the coding sequence GTGGCGGCTTTAGACTATTTCGCGAAAACCGACACCGTCCGCATCGCGACCGGGTTGCGGGCTGGCGGTGAGGTGGTGACGCCGATCTGGGCGGTCGTCGTCGACGGGGTGCCCTACATCCGCAGCGGCTACGGGCCCGACTCGAAGTGGTATCGGCGCGCGCACCGGACCGGGCAGGCCGCGTTCGTCGACGGCGCGCGGCGCTATCAGGCGGGGATCACCGACATCGCCGACGAGCCGACGCTGGCCGCGGTCGACGCCGCCTACCGGGCGAAATACGCCAGCCAGTCCGGGGTCAAAGAGATGGTCGCCCGCTCCGCCCGCGACTGCACCATGCGCGTCGACCTCGTCGCCTAA
- a CDS encoding low temperature requirement protein A — protein sequence MTDPTPVEPAVRVTTLELFFDLVFVFTITQLTDALAEHLGWSTFGETVLMLGIIWWMYSGYAWLTNAVAPTSTFRRSMLLVGMAGFLIIALSIPEAFGDNGWAFGAGFMVVSVAHSVLFLRSAGLDAFRAATGFAPLNLIAAGLVLAGGLLPEEHRAAWWGGALVVQSIVPYLRRIGGLALIAGHFVERHGLVMIIVIGESIVSIGLGFVGVELDGSSLLVALLGLGVAYYFYWAYFAGDDERSAEALRRIADPVHKARVAVWGWGYAHFPMIIGIVLFSAGIKKAIPAAFDPLKWNAAVALAVGAAAFMIGHAVFLTLLRLWRGVAHRLIAAALVVLTIFIGHIDATAQLVAILAIMAGALILEDLPQVIRSRSTNLHTFGR from the coding sequence GTGACGGACCCGACTCCCGTCGAGCCCGCGGTGCGGGTCACGACCCTCGAGCTCTTCTTCGACCTGGTCTTCGTCTTCACGATCACGCAGCTCACCGACGCGCTGGCCGAGCATCTCGGCTGGAGCACGTTCGGCGAGACGGTGTTGATGCTGGGGATCATCTGGTGGATGTATTCGGGCTATGCCTGGCTCACCAACGCCGTGGCGCCGACCAGCACCTTCCGCCGCAGCATGTTGCTGGTCGGCATGGCCGGGTTCCTGATCATCGCGCTGTCGATCCCCGAGGCGTTCGGCGACAACGGCTGGGCGTTCGGCGCGGGCTTCATGGTCGTCAGCGTCGCGCACAGCGTGCTGTTCCTGCGGTCGGCCGGGCTTGACGCGTTCCGGGCCGCGACCGGGTTCGCGCCGCTCAACCTGATTGCCGCCGGGCTGGTGCTGGCCGGCGGCCTGCTTCCGGAGGAACACCGGGCCGCGTGGTGGGGCGGCGCGCTGGTGGTGCAGTCGATCGTTCCGTACCTCCGCCGGATCGGCGGCCTGGCGCTGATCGCCGGGCACTTCGTCGAGCGGCACGGGCTCGTCATGATCATTGTGATCGGTGAGTCGATCGTCTCGATCGGGCTCGGCTTCGTCGGCGTCGAACTCGACGGCTCGTCGTTGCTGGTCGCCCTGCTCGGGCTCGGCGTCGCCTACTACTTCTACTGGGCCTACTTCGCCGGCGACGACGAGCGCTCGGCCGAGGCGCTGAGGCGGATCGCGGATCCGGTCCACAAGGCCCGGGTGGCGGTGTGGGGTTGGGGCTACGCCCACTTCCCGATGATCATCGGGATCGTGCTCTTCTCGGCCGGCATCAAGAAGGCGATCCCGGCGGCCTTCGACCCGCTCAAGTGGAACGCCGCCGTGGCCCTCGCGGTCGGAGCCGCCGCCTTCATGATCGGCCACGCCGTCTTCCTGACGCTGCTGCGGCTCTGGCGCGGCGTGGCACACCGGCTGATCGCCGCGGCGCTGGTCGTGCTGACCATCTTCATCGGCCACATCGACGCGACCGCGCAGCTCGTGGCGATCCTGGCGATCATGGCGGGCGCGCTGATCCTCGAGGACCTGCCCCAGGTGATCCGCTCCCGGAGCACCAACCTGCACACATTCGGGCGGTGA
- a CDS encoding response regulator yields MTDNPVRVLIVDDDPLVRAGLSMILGGTAELSVVGEAADGSEVAAAVAAVSPDVVLMDIRMPKMDGLTATERLRRVAGAPEVLVLTTFEADEYVLRALRAGASGFLLKDTPPAEIVRAVRRVAAGEPILSPRVTRRLIAHVADDGADARRNRSRELLARLSEREIEVAVAVGRGLSNAEIGAELFMSVATVKAHMTRMLTKLDLNNRVQVALLAQDAGLT; encoded by the coding sequence ATGACCGACAACCCCGTGCGTGTCCTGATCGTCGACGATGACCCGCTGGTCCGCGCCGGCCTGTCGATGATCCTCGGTGGCACCGCGGAGCTGAGCGTGGTCGGCGAGGCGGCCGACGGCTCCGAGGTCGCGGCCGCGGTGGCGGCGGTCTCGCCCGACGTCGTGCTGATGGACATCCGGATGCCGAAGATGGACGGCCTGACCGCGACCGAGCGGCTGCGCCGGGTGGCGGGCGCGCCCGAGGTGCTGGTGCTGACGACCTTCGAAGCCGACGAGTACGTGCTGCGCGCGCTGCGGGCCGGCGCCAGCGGCTTCCTGCTCAAGGACACCCCGCCGGCCGAGATCGTGCGGGCGGTGCGCCGGGTCGCCGCGGGTGAGCCGATCCTGTCGCCCCGGGTGACCCGCCGGCTGATCGCACACGTCGCCGACGACGGGGCCGACGCCCGCCGCAACCGCTCCCGTGAGCTGCTGGCCCGGCTGAGCGAGCGGGAGATCGAGGTCGCGGTCGCCGTGGGCCGGGGTCTGTCCAATGCGGAGATCGGTGCCGAGCTGTTCATGAGCGTGGCCACGGTCAAGGCACACATGACCCGGATGCTGACCAAGCTCGACCTCAACAACCGGGTCCAGGTAGCCCTCCTAGCGCAGGATGCCGGCCTGACCTAG
- a CDS encoding sensor histidine kinase has product MSAATRVGPDIPSLLPGGLLQTVDAERPARRRSTRDWVVDSIIFVVAVVTVGLFSASVWNDDSLSSTARWLDIALGAASPFLLWFRRRWPVATALIMVPVGGVSLTAATAGLVTLFTVAVHRRIGISGPIALLSAATTPIFLAWRPDPDLPYWLVTAFAVLTTVAVFAWGMFVRARRQLVVSLHDRAVRAESEQQLRVSQAQHLERARIAREMHDVLAHRISLLSLHAGALEIRPDAPSEEIARAASVIRASAHQALQDLREVIGVLREEDGEPIRPQPTLADVPALIEESRGAGMKVRVDCRVDDLDAVPAAVGRNAYRIVQEGLTNARKHAAGVLVDIHFEGTAGSGLTVSVRNPAPVGAAATIPGTGTGIVGLVERAGLAGGRLTHGRTDTGDFELRAWLPWPA; this is encoded by the coding sequence ATGAGTGCGGCAACCCGGGTCGGTCCGGACATTCCGTCCCTGCTGCCGGGTGGGCTCCTCCAAACCGTCGACGCGGAGCGTCCGGCCCGCCGGCGATCCACCCGCGACTGGGTCGTCGACTCGATCATCTTCGTGGTGGCGGTCGTCACGGTCGGCCTCTTCAGCGCCAGCGTGTGGAACGACGACAGCCTCTCCAGCACGGCCCGCTGGCTCGACATCGCCTTGGGTGCGGCGTCGCCCTTCCTGCTCTGGTTCCGCCGCCGCTGGCCGGTCGCGACCGCGTTGATCATGGTTCCGGTCGGCGGGGTGTCACTGACCGCCGCGACCGCCGGCCTGGTCACGCTGTTCACCGTCGCCGTGCATCGCCGGATCGGCATCTCCGGCCCGATCGCGCTGCTCAGCGCCGCCACCACGCCGATCTTCCTGGCCTGGCGGCCGGATCCGGACCTGCCCTACTGGCTGGTCACCGCGTTCGCCGTGCTGACGACGGTCGCGGTGTTCGCGTGGGGGATGTTCGTCCGGGCGCGCCGCCAGCTCGTGGTCTCGCTGCACGACCGGGCCGTGCGGGCCGAGTCCGAGCAACAGTTGCGGGTGTCGCAGGCGCAACACCTCGAACGCGCCCGGATCGCCCGCGAGATGCACGACGTGCTGGCACACCGGATCTCGTTGCTCAGCCTGCACGCCGGCGCACTGGAGATCCGTCCCGACGCACCGTCCGAGGAGATCGCCAGGGCCGCGTCGGTCATCCGGGCCAGCGCGCACCAGGCGTTGCAGGACCTGCGCGAGGTGATCGGCGTGCTGCGCGAGGAAGACGGCGAGCCGATCCGGCCGCAGCCGACGCTGGCCGACGTGCCGGCCCTGATCGAGGAATCGCGCGGCGCTGGGATGAAGGTGCGGGTCGACTGCCGGGTCGACGACCTCGACGCGGTGCCGGCGGCGGTCGGGCGCAACGCGTACCGCATCGTCCAGGAGGGTTTGACCAATGCCCGTAAGCACGCCGCGGGCGTGCTGGTCGACATCCATTTCGAGGGTACGGCCGGCAGCGGCCTGACCGTCTCCGTGCGCAACCCGGCGCCGGTGGGCGCGGCCGCGACGATTCCGGGCACCGGCACGGGCATCGTCGGTCTGGTCGAGCGGGCCGGGCTGGCCGGTGGCCGGCTGACCCACGGCCGCACCGACACGGGCGACTTCGAGCTGCGCGCCTGGCTACCGTGGCCGGCATGA
- a CDS encoding ABC transporter ATP-binding protein: MISVTSLTKRYGAHTAVNDVSFECAPGTVTGFLGPNGAGKSTTMRMITGLTPPTAGASMVAGRPYRQLPNPGREVGVLLDASAQHPGRTGREVLTLSARTQGVGSARVEELLSLVGLSGPAATRRVRGYSLGMRQRLGIAHAFLGDPRVLILDEPANGLDPEGIFWMRGLLRDFADRGGTVLLSSHLLREVEAVADRLVVIGGGRIVANGTKAELLAGGGLRVRALDPATLQKALERAGLPVTAGADGALTVQAEAEAVGQVAASISAVLLELRPVDTGGLEELFLTLTAGESKETAR; the protein is encoded by the coding sequence ATGATCAGTGTGACCAGCTTGACGAAGCGCTACGGGGCGCACACGGCCGTCAACGACGTGTCGTTCGAGTGCGCCCCCGGCACCGTGACCGGTTTCCTCGGCCCCAACGGCGCCGGCAAGTCGACCACGATGCGGATGATCACCGGGCTCACCCCGCCCACCGCCGGCGCCTCGATGGTCGCCGGGCGGCCCTACCGGCAGCTACCCAACCCCGGCCGCGAGGTCGGCGTGCTGCTCGATGCCTCGGCGCAGCACCCCGGCCGGACCGGACGCGAGGTCCTCACCCTGTCGGCCCGCACGCAGGGGGTGGGCTCGGCCCGGGTGGAGGAACTGCTGTCGCTGGTTGGCCTGTCCGGGCCGGCGGCGACCCGCCGGGTACGCGGCTACTCGCTCGGCATGCGGCAGCGGCTCGGCATCGCGCACGCGTTCCTCGGCGACCCGCGGGTGCTGATCCTGGACGAGCCGGCCAACGGGCTCGACCCGGAAGGCATCTTCTGGATGCGCGGCCTGCTGCGTGACTTCGCCGACCGGGGCGGCACCGTGTTGCTCTCGTCACACCTGCTGCGCGAGGTGGAGGCGGTCGCGGATCGACTCGTGGTTATCGGGGGCGGTCGAATCGTGGCCAACGGCACCAAAGCGGAGCTGCTCGCCGGCGGCGGGCTCCGGGTGCGGGCGCTGGACCCGGCCACCCTCCAGAAGGCGCTGGAGCGGGCCGGCCTGCCCGTGACCGCGGGCGCCGACGGCGCGCTGACCGTGCAGGCCGAGGCGGAAGCGGTCGGGCAGGTGGCGGCGAGCATCTCGGCGGTGCTGCTGGAACTGCGCCCGGTGGACACCGGCGGCCTCGAAGAGCTGTTCCTGACCCTGACCGCCGGCGAGTCCAAGGAGACCGCGCGATGA
- a CDS encoding ABC transporter permease: protein MTSTRPPSAPPQTFTRPSMARLTSVELRKMADTRAGLWLMVVTALISVAVVVIQLFAAEPAAQTFKNMFQSTLFPTAILLPVLGILSVTTEWSQRTALTTFALTPQRQRIAGAKFLAAAVLGVVAVVPGLAMAAIGNAVAGAMDPAAGSWSFGGMLLGYAVLFSVINILFGIGFGMLFMNTPVAIVLYFVVPTVWSLLTSLISGLKGTAEWLDLSVTSTPLFDDTALSGGEWAKLAASVAVWVLLPCVLGVARLLRREVS, encoded by the coding sequence CTGACGTCCACCCGCCCGCCCAGCGCGCCGCCGCAGACCTTCACCCGGCCGAGCATGGCCCGGCTGACCAGCGTCGAACTGCGCAAGATGGCCGACACCCGGGCCGGCCTGTGGCTGATGGTGGTCACCGCGCTGATCTCGGTGGCGGTCGTGGTGATCCAGCTCTTCGCCGCGGAGCCGGCGGCGCAGACGTTCAAGAACATGTTCCAGTCGACCCTGTTCCCGACCGCCATCCTGCTGCCGGTCCTCGGCATCCTCTCGGTGACCACCGAGTGGAGCCAGCGCACGGCGCTGACCACGTTCGCGCTCACGCCGCAGCGCCAGCGGATCGCCGGCGCCAAGTTCCTGGCCGCGGCCGTGCTCGGCGTTGTCGCGGTGGTGCCGGGCCTGGCCATGGCGGCCATCGGCAACGCGGTCGCCGGCGCGATGGACCCCGCCGCGGGAAGCTGGTCGTTCGGCGGCATGCTGCTCGGCTACGCGGTGCTGTTCAGCGTCATCAACATCCTGTTCGGCATCGGCTTCGGCATGCTGTTCATGAACACGCCGGTCGCGATCGTGCTCTACTTCGTGGTCCCGACCGTCTGGTCGCTGCTCACCTCGCTCATCTCCGGCCTGAAAGGCACGGCCGAGTGGCTCGACCTGAGCGTGACGTCGACACCGCTGTTCGACGACACCGCCCTCAGCGGCGGTGAGTGGGCCAAGCTCGCCGCGTCGGTCGCGGTCTGGGTGCTGCTGCCCTGCGTGCTCGGCGTGGCCCGCCTCCTGCGGCGGGAAGTTAGCTGA
- a CDS encoding YchJ family protein → MASCPCGSGLDYDECCGPLHRGEIAAPTAERLMRSRFSAFALGEVDYLLRTWHSRTRPETLDLDPAQRWIRLEVLDTAKGGPADQTGVVEFRAIYRQAGHTDELHERSRFVREDGAWVYVGPLPPR, encoded by the coding sequence ATGGCCAGTTGTCCCTGCGGTTCCGGTCTCGACTACGACGAGTGCTGTGGCCCGTTGCACCGCGGCGAGATCGCGGCACCCACCGCCGAGCGGCTGATGCGCTCGCGGTTCAGCGCGTTCGCCCTGGGTGAGGTCGACTACCTGCTGCGCACCTGGCACAGCAGAACCCGGCCGGAGACACTCGACCTCGACCCGGCACAGCGCTGGATCCGGCTCGAGGTGCTCGACACCGCCAAGGGCGGCCCGGCTGATCAGACCGGCGTCGTCGAGTTCCGGGCGATCTACCGGCAGGCCGGCCACACCGACGAGTTGCACGAGCGCAGCCGCTTCGTCCGCGAGGATGGCGCCTGGGTCTACGTAGGACCGTTGCCACCGCGCTGA
- a CDS encoding FAD-dependent monooxygenase — MTDPRVLIVGAGIAGLGAAHALRAKGIRADLFERNPRPDGGGTGIYLPANAVRALTTLGFGDAIRAAGHEIHRVRLLDHRGRPLIDLPIDDVWGGIGPSVAVRHADLRRILRTGLAADVLVKTFVSDDAAPYDLVIGADGVRSAVREWVFPDAAPPRPVGELAWRFIADGYPEEHLWCTWQGNGRTFLALSLGGGQAYCYADLTAASPPADWRPLFDDFPEPVRRLVAGATDVHEGTIEEVFLDSVTRGKSVLIGDAAHAYSPNMAQGAALALEDAIVLADHVPDLEGYARRRIPRARWVRDQTRRRDRARHLPPLVRDTVLRTVGPRLFKAAFRPLLDPP, encoded by the coding sequence ATGACGGATCCGCGGGTGTTGATCGTTGGGGCCGGGATCGCCGGGCTGGGTGCGGCGCACGCGTTGCGGGCCAAGGGGATCCGGGCCGACCTGTTCGAGCGCAACCCGCGACCGGATGGCGGCGGGACCGGGATCTACCTGCCGGCCAACGCCGTACGCGCGCTGACCACGCTCGGTTTCGGTGACGCGATCCGGGCGGCCGGGCACGAGATCCACCGCGTGCGGCTGCTCGACCACCGCGGCCGGCCGCTGATCGACCTGCCGATCGACGACGTCTGGGGCGGCATCGGGCCGAGCGTCGCGGTGCGGCACGCCGACCTGCGGCGGATCCTGCGCACCGGCCTGGCCGCCGACGTGCTGGTCAAGACGTTCGTCTCCGACGACGCGGCACCCTACGACCTGGTGATCGGCGCCGACGGGGTCCGCTCAGCGGTGCGCGAGTGGGTGTTCCCGGACGCGGCCCCGCCCCGCCCGGTCGGCGAGTTGGCGTGGCGGTTCATCGCCGACGGCTATCCCGAAGAGCATCTGTGGTGCACCTGGCAGGGCAACGGCCGCACCTTCCTCGCCCTCTCGCTCGGTGGTGGGCAGGCCTACTGCTACGCCGACCTGACCGCGGCGTCACCGCCCGCCGACTGGCGGCCGCTGTTCGACGACTTCCCGGAGCCGGTCCGCCGCCTGGTCGCGGGCGCCACCGACGTGCACGAGGGCACCATCGAGGAGGTCTTCCTCGACTCGGTGACCCGTGGCAAGAGCGTGCTGATCGGCGACGCCGCGCACGCCTACTCGCCCAACATGGCCCAGGGCGCGGCGCTCGCGTTGGAGGACGCGATCGTGCTGGCCGACCACGTTCCTGATCTGGAGGGCTACGCCCGCCGGCGGATCCCGCGCGCCCGCTGGGTGCGCGACCAGACCCGGCGCCGCGACCGCGCTCGGCACCTGCCGCCACTGGTACGCGACACCGTGCTGCGCACGGTCGGCCCGAGGCTGTTCAAGGCCGCCTTCCGGCCGTTGCTGGACCCGCCGTAG
- a CDS encoding LacI family DNA-binding transcriptional regulator → MTTDGARLPTLEDVAQVAGVSRATVSRVINGIRNVNPELHEVVWNAVQATGYVPNRAARSLVTRRTGTIALVVSDAESHDDDPFMSRFFSDPFFGRVVGGLLSTLRPARMQLGLQLVGTDEARKRLVGDLRQGQADGAVVLSLHPDDTLPALLIDAGVPGVVIGRPATPVPISYVDVANDRGAALAAEHLAATGRRRLGMITGPAHVPASADRAAGFRTALTGFGAIPSVEGNFTHESGDAAMRRLIASHPDLDGVFVANDLMAQGALSVLRELGRRVPEEIAVVGFDDSSAALAARPPLTTVRQPLEDMAAESARLLIAHIDNPKLLPQTVIFEPTLVVRSSG, encoded by the coding sequence GTGACCACCGACGGCGCGCGCCTACCCACGCTCGAAGACGTCGCCCAGGTCGCTGGCGTGTCCCGGGCCACCGTCTCCCGGGTGATCAACGGGATCCGCAACGTCAACCCCGAGTTGCACGAGGTCGTGTGGAACGCCGTGCAGGCAACGGGATACGTGCCCAACCGGGCGGCCCGCTCACTGGTCACCCGCCGCACCGGCACGATCGCGCTCGTCGTCTCCGACGCGGAGAGCCACGACGACGACCCGTTCATGAGCCGCTTCTTCAGCGACCCGTTCTTCGGCCGGGTGGTCGGCGGCCTGCTCAGCACGCTACGCCCGGCCCGCATGCAGTTGGGCCTCCAGTTGGTCGGCACCGACGAGGCCCGCAAACGCCTGGTCGGCGACCTCCGCCAGGGCCAGGCCGACGGCGCCGTCGTCCTCTCGCTGCACCCCGACGACACGCTCCCGGCCCTACTGATCGACGCCGGCGTGCCCGGCGTGGTGATCGGCCGGCCGGCAACGCCGGTCCCGATCAGCTACGTCGACGTGGCCAACGACCGCGGCGCCGCCCTGGCCGCCGAACACCTGGCGGCGACGGGCCGGCGCCGGCTCGGCATGATCACCGGTCCGGCGCACGTGCCGGCGAGCGCCGACCGGGCCGCCGGCTTCCGCACGGCACTGACCGGGTTCGGCGCGATCCCGTCGGTCGAGGGCAACTTCACCCACGAGAGCGGCGACGCGGCGATGCGGCGGCTGATCGCCTCGCACCCCGACCTCGACGGGGTCTTCGTGGCCAACGACCTGATGGCCCAGGGTGCGTTGAGCGTCCTGCGCGAACTCGGGCGGCGGGTGCCGGAGGAGATCGCGGTGGTCGGCTTCGACGACAGCAGCGCGGCGCTCGCGGCCCGGCCGCCGCTGACCACCGTGCGCCAGCCGCTCGAGGACATGGCCGCGGAAAGCGCCCGCCTGCTCATCGCCCACATCGACAACCCGAAGCTGCTCCCGCAAACCGTCATCTTCGAACCAACACTGGTGGTGCGGTCCTCCGGCTGA
- a CDS encoding aminoglycoside phosphotransferase family protein produces the protein MTAPVAEIDVNLDLVARLLRAQQPDLADRPLRLVANGWDNTIVRLGDDLCVRLPRRQVAVQLLVNEQRWLPTIATHLPLSVPTPVRLGVPGEGYPWPWSVCRWFEGEIASMVPVVERRAVAAELAEFMNRLHVPAPDDAPANPVRGVPLVVRDEQIQDRLTSGKLDREDELRDLWDELRAAPEWTGPKVWLHGDPHPANLVLRGQPATLAAVLDFGDLTAGDPATDLAAAWLVFDAEGRAAFRAGIEADEATWRRARAWALAIGTAIAVFADIHPGLADAGEHAINQVLSAD, from the coding sequence GTGACCGCACCTGTTGCCGAGATTGATGTCAACCTCGATCTGGTCGCCCGGCTGCTGCGGGCGCAGCAGCCCGACCTCGCCGACCGTCCACTTCGGCTCGTCGCCAACGGGTGGGACAACACGATCGTGCGGCTTGGCGATGATCTCTGCGTGCGGTTGCCGCGGCGGCAGGTTGCGGTTCAGCTTCTGGTCAATGAGCAACGGTGGCTGCCGACCATCGCCACGCACCTGCCGCTCAGCGTTCCCACGCCGGTGCGGCTTGGTGTGCCCGGCGAGGGCTATCCGTGGCCGTGGTCGGTCTGCCGGTGGTTCGAGGGCGAGATCGCGTCAATGGTGCCCGTCGTTGAGCGGCGGGCCGTCGCCGCCGAGCTAGCCGAGTTCATGAACCGGCTGCACGTCCCCGCGCCTGACGACGCTCCCGCCAACCCGGTGCGCGGCGTGCCGTTGGTCGTGCGCGACGAGCAGATTCAGGACCGGCTGACCAGCGGCAAGCTCGACCGCGAAGACGAGTTGCGCGACCTCTGGGACGAGTTGCGCGCGGCGCCCGAGTGGACGGGGCCGAAGGTCTGGCTGCACGGCGACCCGCACCCGGCCAACCTCGTTCTGCGCGGGCAGCCGGCCACGCTCGCGGCCGTGCTCGACTTCGGTGACCTGACCGCCGGTGATCCGGCCACCGATCTCGCCGCCGCCTGGCTGGTGTTCGACGCCGAAGGGCGCGCCGCCTTCCGGGCCGGTATCGAGGCCGACGAGGCGACCTGGCGGCGGGCTCGGGCCTGGGCGTTGGCCATCGGCACGGCGATAGCCGTGTTCGCCGACATCCACCCCGGTTTGGCGGATGCCGGCGAACACGCGATCAATCAGGTGCTGTCAGCGGACTGA